A genomic segment from Deltaproteobacteria bacterium encodes:
- a CDS encoding FAD-binding protein, producing the protein MIARRTVLKGAVAAGAGLALQGCAGEAEPPSPPVQDAAGHLVWRNWSGHLHSYPAERSAPASEEAVAELLRRAPTPIRPVGAGHSFTPLVPTEGTLVTLDGLTGVVAHDAQRLRATVRAGTRLGDLGSALAALGQEMPNLPDVNKQSLAGALSTATHGTGRAYKALHGDAVAFRIATPAGGLVDCDATRNPELFQAARVGLGAFGVLTQVTLQNAALTRVKKRVEPRPLADVLEEWPALVAKHRNVEFFAVPFTGIAATITVDEVTEAVRPRGRDEDAGILMELKRLRDWTSWLPSVRRGIAQKVLAAGIHPTEAVDEGWKLLSNERPIRFNEMEYHVPFEVQVLALREVVAAIEAHCPDVFFPVEARVIAADDAWLSPFYGRLSGSIAVHAYYKDDHRFFFDLVEPILRRYDGRPHWGKMHSLKAADLAALYPKFEDARRVRASVDPAGRMLNGYLREVFGA; encoded by the coding sequence ATGATCGCCCGCCGCACCGTCTTGAAGGGCGCCGTCGCGGCGGGCGCGGGCCTCGCGTTGCAGGGGTGCGCCGGCGAGGCGGAGCCGCCGAGCCCGCCCGTCCAGGACGCGGCCGGACACCTCGTCTGGCGCAACTGGTCGGGACACCTGCACTCGTATCCCGCCGAACGGTCCGCGCCGGCGAGCGAGGAAGCCGTCGCCGAGCTTCTCCGCAGGGCGCCGACGCCGATTCGCCCGGTCGGCGCGGGGCACTCGTTCACGCCGCTCGTGCCGACCGAGGGGACGCTCGTCACGCTCGACGGGCTCACCGGGGTGGTCGCGCACGACGCGCAACGTCTGCGGGCGACGGTGCGCGCCGGCACGCGTCTCGGCGATCTCGGGTCGGCGCTCGCGGCGCTGGGGCAGGAGATGCCGAATCTCCCCGACGTCAACAAGCAGTCGCTCGCCGGCGCGCTCTCGACCGCGACGCACGGCACGGGACGCGCCTACAAGGCGCTGCACGGCGACGCGGTCGCGTTCCGGATCGCGACGCCGGCCGGCGGGCTCGTCGACTGCGACGCCACCCGCAACCCCGAGCTCTTCCAGGCCGCGCGCGTCGGACTCGGGGCCTTCGGCGTGTTGACCCAGGTGACGCTGCAGAACGCGGCGCTCACGCGCGTGAAGAAGCGGGTCGAGCCGCGCCCGCTCGCCGACGTGCTCGAGGAGTGGCCTGCCCTCGTCGCCAAGCACCGCAACGTCGAGTTCTTCGCGGTCCCGTTCACCGGCATCGCCGCCACCATCACCGTCGACGAGGTGACCGAGGCGGTGCGGCCGCGCGGGCGCGACGAGGACGCCGGCATCCTCATGGAGCTGAAGCGCCTGCGCGACTGGACGTCGTGGCTACCGTCCGTCCGGCGCGGGATCGCCCAGAAGGTGCTCGCCGCCGGCATCCACCCGACGGAGGCCGTCGACGAGGGATGGAAGCTCCTCTCCAACGAGCGGCCGATCCGCTTCAACGAGATGGAGTACCACGTGCCGTTCGAGGTGCAGGTGCTGGCGCTCCGCGAGGTCGTGGCCGCGATCGAGGCGCACTGTCCGGACGTGTTCTTTCCGGTCGAGGCGCGGGTCATCGCGGCCGACGACGCCTGGCTCTCGCCGTTCTACGGCCGGCTCTCGGGCTCGATCGCGGTGCACGCCTACTACAAGGACGACCACCGGTTCTTCTTCGACCTCGTGGAGCCGATCCTCCGCCGCTACGACGGGCGGCCCCACTGGGGGAAGATGCACTCCTTGAAGGCCGCCGACCTGGCGGCGCTCTATCCGAAGTTCGAGGATGCCCGCCGCGTGCGCGCGAGCGTCGACCCGGCCGGCCGCATGCTGAACGGCTATCTCCGCGAGGTGTTCGGCGCATGA
- a CDS encoding cytochrome c5 family protein — MREGRTVLATALACVVAGCQSGGAPLADLSGDALARAQTLAPKDGRLAGLYAQSCKACHTVADTGAPLAGDRAAWEARWAKGLPALVQSTVGGLNGMPAGGQCFACTPADYEALIRFLAGREQA, encoded by the coding sequence GTGCGTGAGGGGCGAACGGTGCTGGCGACGGCGCTCGCGTGCGTCGTCGCGGGGTGTCAGTCGGGAGGCGCGCCGTTGGCGGACCTGAGCGGCGACGCGCTCGCGCGCGCGCAGACGCTCGCGCCGAAGGACGGGCGGCTCGCGGGGCTCTACGCGCAGTCGTGCAAGGCCTGCCACACGGTGGCGGACACCGGCGCGCCGCTCGCGGGCGACCGCGCGGCGTGGGAGGCGCGCTGGGCGAAGGGGCTGCCCGCGCTCGTGCAGAGCACGGTCGGCGGCCTGAACGGCATGCCGGCGGGCGGTCAGTGCTTCGCGTGCACGCCCGCGGACTACGAGGCCCTCATCCGGTTCCTCGCCGGCCGCGAGCAGGCATGA
- the metH gene encoding methionine synthase, whose product MSNDRSTRTALLKRLLAERILVLDGAMGTSIQALDLGPGDFGGPDLEGCNENLVLTRPDVIRGVHERFLAAGADILETDTFGSTPLVLAEYGLQDKTHEINVAAAGIARAAADAYSTPEKPRFVAGSMGPTTKTIAVTGGVTWDELAEHYRRQALGLIAGGVDCLLLETTQDTLNLKAGLIGVDRAQAELGTELPIAVSCSIEVMGTLLAGQDIESFYVSLAHRDLLWIGLNCATGPDFMTDHLRTLAAISRFPVACVPNAGLPDENGKYNETPAMVAEKVGRFVAQGWVNLVGGCCGTVPEHIRRLAEGAAGKAPRALSGVRRSVVSGIETLVIDDDTRPVIVGERTNVLGSRKFKELIAAGRIEEASEIGRAQVRRGAHVLDVCLQDPDRPEVEDMTRFLEMVVKKVKVPIMLDSTDANVLHESLKRTQGKSLINSINLEDGEERFQKVVPLARTFGAALVVGCIDEDKAQAQAVTRVRKLAIAERSHEILTKTYGVEPEDIIFDALVFPVGTGDQNYVGSGVETIEGIRLIKQKLPRCKTILGVSNVSFGLPAAGREVLNSVFLYHCVQAGLDMAIVNSEKLERYAEIPEEERRLAEDLIWARGEDPIAAFAAHFRDRKSKQSVEDWKALPLDERLARYILVGSKEGLYADLDEALRERKPLAIINGPLMAGMDEVGRLFNRNELIVAEVLQSAEAMKAAVAHLEPHMEKSESSTKGTIVLATVKGDVHDIGKNLVEIILGNNGYRVVNLGIKVPPEELVRAYRAHAPDAIGLSGLLVKSAQMMVVTAQDLKTAGVACPILVGGAALTNKFTRTRIAPEYEGLVVYAKDAMNGLDLANQLQDEGKRADLSARLAKEAAALVGGGGAAAAPIEPGRTFAKAKLRHDFPIPQPPDLKLHVLEDYDLDAIFPYINPVMLYTRHLGFKGRFADALAAGDPKARELRAQVERVEDEMLRRDDIRASAVYKFFRAYGDGESLVVTCPEGDHVKERFAFGRQAKDGGLCLADFTAARDSGRVDYVAMLATTIGPGVRALADAWKAAGDYLKSHILQVLALEGAEAFAELLHQKIREMWGFTDPAGITKQELFKAHYRGVRVSFGYPACPRLEDQEPLFRLLDVEKSIGVHLTDGFMMEPEGSVTALVFHHPEARYFGLTEQDAEQLERAVRAGEGAVGA is encoded by the coding sequence ATGAGCAACGACCGGTCGACCCGCACAGCACTCTTGAAGCGCCTGCTCGCCGAGCGGATCCTCGTGCTCGACGGGGCGATGGGCACGTCCATCCAGGCCCTCGACCTCGGTCCCGGGGATTTTGGCGGCCCCGACCTCGAAGGCTGCAACGAGAACCTCGTCCTCACGCGCCCCGACGTGATCCGGGGCGTCCACGAGCGCTTCCTCGCCGCCGGCGCCGACATCCTGGAGACCGACACGTTCGGCTCGACGCCGCTCGTGCTCGCCGAGTACGGCCTGCAAGACAAGACGCACGAGATCAACGTGGCGGCGGCGGGGATCGCGCGCGCGGCCGCGGACGCGTACTCCACCCCCGAGAAGCCACGCTTCGTCGCCGGCTCGATGGGCCCGACCACCAAGACCATTGCGGTCACCGGCGGGGTCACGTGGGACGAGCTCGCCGAGCACTACCGGCGGCAGGCGCTCGGGCTGATCGCGGGTGGCGTCGACTGCCTCCTCCTCGAGACGACCCAGGACACGCTCAACCTGAAGGCGGGTCTGATCGGCGTCGACCGCGCCCAGGCCGAGCTCGGCACGGAGCTGCCGATCGCGGTCTCGTGCAGCATCGAGGTCATGGGCACGCTGCTCGCGGGCCAGGACATCGAGTCGTTCTACGTCTCGCTGGCGCACCGCGACCTCCTGTGGATCGGTCTCAACTGCGCGACCGGCCCGGATTTCATGACCGACCACCTCCGCACGCTCGCGGCGATCTCCCGCTTCCCGGTCGCGTGCGTGCCGAACGCCGGGCTCCCCGACGAGAACGGCAAGTACAACGAGACGCCCGCGATGGTGGCCGAGAAGGTCGGCCGCTTCGTCGCGCAGGGCTGGGTGAACCTCGTCGGCGGCTGCTGCGGCACGGTGCCCGAGCACATCCGGCGCCTCGCGGAAGGCGCCGCCGGGAAGGCGCCGCGCGCGCTGTCCGGCGTCCGCCGTTCGGTCGTCTCCGGCATCGAGACGCTGGTCATCGACGACGACACGCGGCCGGTGATCGTCGGCGAGCGCACCAACGTGCTCGGCAGCCGGAAGTTCAAGGAGTTGATCGCGGCCGGCAGGATCGAGGAGGCGAGCGAGATCGGCCGCGCCCAGGTGCGGCGCGGCGCCCACGTGCTCGACGTGTGTCTCCAGGACCCCGACCGCCCCGAGGTCGAAGACATGACGCGGTTCCTCGAGATGGTGGTGAAGAAGGTCAAGGTGCCCATCATGCTCGACTCGACCGACGCCAACGTCCTGCACGAGTCGCTCAAGCGCACGCAGGGGAAGTCGCTCATCAACTCCATCAACCTCGAAGACGGCGAGGAGCGCTTCCAGAAGGTCGTGCCGCTCGCACGCACGTTCGGCGCCGCGCTCGTCGTCGGCTGCATCGACGAGGACAAGGCGCAAGCGCAAGCCGTCACGCGCGTGCGCAAGCTCGCGATCGCCGAACGCTCGCACGAGATCCTGACGAAGACCTACGGGGTCGAGCCCGAGGACATCATCTTCGACGCGCTCGTCTTCCCGGTCGGCACCGGAGATCAGAACTACGTCGGCTCGGGAGTCGAGACGATCGAGGGCATCCGGCTCATCAAGCAGAAGCTGCCGCGCTGCAAGACGATCCTCGGGGTCTCCAACGTCTCGTTCGGGCTCCCGGCCGCGGGCCGCGAGGTCCTGAACTCCGTGTTCCTGTACCACTGCGTGCAGGCGGGCCTCGACATGGCGATCGTCAACTCGGAGAAGCTCGAACGCTACGCCGAGATTCCCGAGGAGGAGCGCAGGCTCGCCGAGGACCTCATCTGGGCGCGCGGCGAGGATCCGATCGCCGCCTTCGCGGCCCACTTCCGGGACCGCAAGAGCAAGCAGTCGGTCGAGGACTGGAAGGCGCTGCCGCTCGACGAGCGCCTGGCGCGCTACATCCTGGTCGGCTCGAAGGAGGGGCTCTACGCGGACCTCGACGAAGCGCTCCGCGAGCGCAAGCCCCTCGCGATCATCAACGGCCCGCTCATGGCGGGCATGGACGAGGTCGGCCGGCTCTTCAACCGGAACGAGCTCATCGTCGCCGAGGTGCTGCAGTCGGCGGAAGCCATGAAGGCCGCGGTCGCGCACCTCGAGCCGCACATGGAGAAGAGCGAGTCGTCGACGAAGGGCACGATCGTGCTCGCGACCGTGAAGGGCGACGTCCACGACATCGGCAAGAACCTCGTCGAGATCATCCTCGGGAACAACGGCTACCGGGTCGTGAACCTCGGCATCAAGGTGCCGCCCGAGGAGCTGGTGCGCGCCTACCGGGCGCACGCGCCGGACGCGATCGGCCTCTCGGGCCTCCTGGTCAAGTCGGCGCAGATGATGGTCGTGACCGCGCAAGACCTGAAGACCGCCGGCGTCGCCTGCCCGATCCTCGTCGGCGGCGCGGCGCTCACCAACAAGTTCACCCGCACGCGGATCGCGCCCGAGTACGAGGGGCTCGTGGTGTACGCCAAGGACGCGATGAACGGCCTCGACCTCGCGAACCAGCTACAGGACGAGGGGAAGCGCGCCGATCTCTCGGCCCGGCTCGCGAAGGAGGCGGCGGCGCTCGTCGGGGGCGGCGGCGCCGCCGCGGCGCCGATCGAACCCGGCCGGACGTTCGCGAAGGCGAAGCTGCGGCATGATTTTCCGATCCCGCAGCCGCCGGACTTGAAGCTGCACGTGCTCGAGGACTACGACCTCGACGCGATCTTCCCGTACATCAACCCGGTGATGCTCTACACGCGCCACCTCGGGTTCAAGGGCAGGTTCGCCGACGCGCTCGCGGCGGGCGATCCGAAGGCGCGCGAGCTGCGCGCCCAGGTGGAGCGGGTCGAGGACGAGATGCTCCGGCGCGACGACATCCGCGCGAGCGCGGTCTACAAGTTCTTCCGCGCCTACGGCGACGGCGAGAGCCTCGTGGTCACCTGTCCGGAGGGCGATCACGTGAAGGAGCGCTTCGCGTTCGGCCGGCAGGCGAAGGACGGCGGGCTCTGTCTCGCCGACTTCACGGCGGCGCGCGACTCCGGCCGCGTCGACTACGTCGCCATGCTCGCGACGACCATCGGCCCCGGCGTCCGCGCGCTCGCCGACGCGTGGAAGGCCGCCGGCGATTACCTGAAGTCGCACATCCTCCAGGTGCTCGCGCTCGAGGGCGCCGAGGCGTTTGCCGAGCTGCTACACCAGAAGATCCGCGAGATGTGGGGCTTCACCGATCCCGCCGGGATCACCAAGCAGGAGCTCTTCAAGGCGCACTATCGCGGCGTGCGGGTGTCGTTCGGCTATCCGGCGTGTCCGCGGCTGGAAGACCAGGAGCCGCTCTTCCGCCTCCTCGACGTCGAGAAGTCGATCGGCGTCCACCTCACCGACGGCTTCATGATGGAGCCCGAGGGGTCGGTGACGGCGCTCGTGTTCCACCATCCCGAGGCGCGCTACTTCGGTCTGACCGAGCAGGACGCGGAGCAACTGGAGCGCGCGGTGCGCGCGGGGGAGGGCGCCGTCGGTGCGTGA
- a CDS encoding polysaccharide deacetylase family protein gives MRFLRALFAVAVTVAVVSAALLVFVLITHGRDEENVVAALPPPTLSTADDAGGGAAVLLLRAEATARHFASVSGADPEAYDRRIEAWRRRIETAGGRVRVVDETALATALAPAAVVVAPSAAALHDDTVARLAAAVERGAGLVATWTYGVYGADGAWRGYAPLGALVGARVLADADGGAAPRYLALHGQTSVTAGIPAGARVEIQPYDRPLPLTSDTAVGEFVDWSMLARDAGAGPPQTAVARAVRGRGRVVWLNFEPEAVVGGGAGTARVDRLVANALAWAGGRPLGDLETWPRGARAAAAIGLDAEHEFAAGTPIAARLAASNVPFTSFVLSKVAGDHPDTLRALAAASEIASHTHDHRPLSEQDEDQQRAQLVESREILRERTGRTVIGLRPPEEQTNGDTLAALAATGYHWVVGWRDKDRAEPWMLESGGKAVVVLPRIPHDDFEYVVRRDGADVAGAWTAMRSDLQQVRRFGGFYFFDFHTQFWNAPAIRGGVRHLTGLRNLPGVWLATVGEVAAWWRVRSRAATRVVAAGEGAVTVELASGAAASELAVVVYLADVSAAWSVEAVRGAPPAVASLGGADGRLRLVFRDLAAGERRLVRLVRG, from the coding sequence ATGCGGTTCCTGCGCGCATTGTTCGCGGTCGCCGTCACGGTCGCCGTGGTGAGCGCGGCGCTGCTGGTGTTCGTGCTGATCACGCACGGACGCGACGAGGAGAACGTCGTCGCGGCGCTGCCGCCGCCCACGCTGTCGACGGCCGACGACGCGGGCGGGGGGGCGGCGGTGCTGCTGCTGCGCGCCGAAGCGACCGCGCGCCACTTCGCGAGCGTGTCGGGCGCCGATCCCGAGGCGTACGACCGCCGCATCGAGGCCTGGCGCCGCCGGATCGAGACCGCGGGCGGGCGCGTGCGCGTGGTCGACGAGACCGCGCTCGCGACCGCGCTCGCTCCCGCGGCGGTCGTCGTGGCGCCGTCGGCCGCGGCGCTCCACGACGACACCGTGGCGCGGCTCGCCGCGGCGGTCGAGCGCGGCGCCGGCCTCGTCGCGACCTGGACGTACGGCGTGTACGGCGCCGACGGCGCCTGGCGCGGCTACGCGCCGCTCGGCGCGCTCGTCGGAGCGCGCGTGCTCGCCGACGCCGACGGTGGCGCCGCGCCTCGCTACCTCGCCCTGCACGGGCAAACGAGCGTCACGGCGGGGATCCCGGCCGGCGCGCGGGTCGAGATCCAGCCGTACGACCGGCCTCTGCCGCTCACGAGCGACACGGCCGTCGGGGAGTTCGTGGACTGGTCGATGCTCGCGCGCGACGCAGGCGCGGGGCCGCCGCAGACGGCCGTGGCGCGGGCCGTCCGCGGCCGGGGACGGGTGGTGTGGCTCAACTTCGAGCCGGAGGCGGTGGTCGGCGGCGGCGCCGGGACGGCGCGTGTCGATCGTCTGGTCGCGAATGCGCTCGCCTGGGCCGGCGGGCGTCCGCTCGGCGACCTGGAGACGTGGCCGCGGGGCGCGCGCGCCGCGGCGGCCATCGGCCTCGACGCCGAGCACGAGTTCGCCGCGGGCACGCCGATCGCCGCGCGCCTCGCGGCGTCGAACGTGCCCTTCACGAGCTTCGTCCTCAGCAAGGTCGCGGGCGACCACCCCGACACGTTGCGGGCGCTCGCCGCGGCGAGCGAGATCGCCTCGCACACCCACGACCACCGGCCGCTGAGCGAGCAGGACGAGGACCAGCAGCGCGCCCAGCTCGTCGAGAGCCGGGAGATCCTGAGGGAGCGCACGGGCCGCACCGTGATCGGCCTCCGCCCGCCGGAGGAGCAGACGAACGGCGATACCCTCGCCGCGCTCGCCGCCACGGGCTACCACTGGGTCGTCGGCTGGCGAGACAAGGACCGCGCCGAGCCGTGGATGCTCGAGAGCGGCGGCAAGGCGGTCGTCGTGCTCCCGCGCATTCCCCACGACGACTTCGAGTACGTGGTGCGGCGCGACGGTGCGGACGTCGCCGGCGCCTGGACCGCCATGCGGAGCGACCTCCAGCAGGTGCGGCGATTCGGCGGCTTCTACTTCTTCGATTTCCACACGCAATTCTGGAACGCGCCGGCGATTCGCGGCGGGGTCCGGCACCTGACGGGTCTCCGCAACCTCCCGGGCGTGTGGCTGGCGACGGTCGGCGAGGTGGCGGCATGGTGGCGGGTGCGTTCGCGGGCGGCGACGCGCGTCGTCGCGGCGGGTGAGGGTGCGGTCACGGTCGAGCTCGCGAGCGGCGCCGCCGCCTCCGAGCTCGCCGTCGTGGTCTACCTCGCGGACGTGAGCGCGGCCTGGTCGGTCGAAGCGGTGCGGGGCGCGCCCCCCGCGGTGGCGTCGCTCGGAGGCGCCGACGGCCGCCTGCGGCTCGTGTTCCGCGACCTCGCGGCCGGCGAACGCCGGCTCGTCCGCCTCGTCCGCGGCTGA
- a CDS encoding glycosyltransferase family 2 protein, with the protein MFPLLFVAACVGVLIGAIALYVSVLREDYAIDNAIVNLSVTALLCFLVLLIIRYFAMLWFAFLGHLESLSDPEMDPAAPLVSVLVPAFNESVCIESSIRSLAALDYPNLEIVVVDDGSTDDTYGRALDEAQRTRRVEVRVFSQPNGGKAAALNRGLREARGGFVMCVDGDSHVAPMSLRAGMRHFADPHVVAVAGNVKVVNRRNLLTWLQALEYVEGLNLMRSAQAFFRTVNIVPGPLGIFRRDAVLAAGGYSTATFAEDCDLTLQLLGEGWKIKYEPRAIAYTEAPERLMPLLKQRYRWTRGILQALRKHVGLLGASGPRLGTRVTIAYMMFEAILWPAMNVFANAFFLLVAVRYGTTRLLALWWMQLTLLDAIGALFSAAAEKEDLRLVPCSLVYRMSYILLIDICKVLATFEEIAGVRMGWGKLERLGRLST; encoded by the coding sequence ATGTTCCCGCTGCTCTTCGTGGCGGCGTGCGTCGGCGTGTTGATCGGCGCCATCGCGCTCTACGTCTCCGTACTGCGCGAGGACTACGCGATCGACAACGCGATCGTGAACTTGTCCGTGACGGCGCTGCTCTGCTTCCTCGTCCTCCTGATCATCCGCTACTTCGCCATGCTGTGGTTCGCGTTCCTCGGCCACCTCGAGAGCCTGAGCGACCCGGAGATGGATCCCGCGGCGCCGCTGGTCTCGGTGCTGGTGCCGGCCTTCAACGAGTCGGTCTGCATCGAGAGCTCGATCCGCTCCCTGGCGGCGCTCGACTACCCGAATCTCGAGATCGTCGTCGTGGACGACGGCTCGACCGACGACACGTACGGGCGCGCGCTCGACGAGGCGCAACGGACGCGCCGGGTCGAGGTGCGGGTCTTCTCGCAGCCGAACGGCGGCAAGGCGGCGGCGTTGAACCGCGGTCTCCGCGAGGCGCGCGGCGGCTTCGTCATGTGCGTCGACGGCGACTCGCACGTGGCGCCGATGAGCCTGCGCGCCGGCATGCGGCACTTCGCCGATCCCCACGTCGTCGCGGTGGCGGGCAACGTGAAGGTGGTGAACCGCCGCAACCTGCTCACGTGGCTGCAGGCGCTCGAGTACGTCGAAGGCCTGAACCTGATGCGAAGCGCGCAGGCGTTCTTCCGGACGGTCAACATCGTGCCCGGGCCGCTCGGGATCTTCCGCCGCGACGCCGTGCTGGCGGCCGGGGGATACTCGACCGCCACTTTCGCCGAGGATTGCGACCTGACGCTCCAGCTCCTGGGGGAAGGCTGGAAGATCAAGTACGAGCCGCGCGCCATCGCCTACACCGAAGCGCCCGAGCGGCTCATGCCGCTCCTCAAGCAGCGCTACCGCTGGACGCGCGGCATCCTGCAGGCGCTGCGCAAGCACGTCGGCCTGCTCGGCGCATCGGGGCCGCGTCTCGGAACGCGCGTGACGATCGCCTACATGATGTTCGAGGCGATCCTGTGGCCGGCGATGAACGTCTTCGCCAACGCGTTCTTCCTGCTGGTCGCGGTCCGCTACGGGACCACGCGCCTCCTGGCGCTCTGGTGGATGCAGCTGACGCTGCTCGACGCGATCGGCGCGCTCTTCAGCGCGGCCGCGGAGAAGGAGGATCTGCGGCTCGTGCCGTGCTCGCTCGTGTACCGCATGAGCTACATCCTCCTGATCGACATTTGCAAAGTGCTGGCCACCTTCGAGGAGATCGCCGGGGTGCGCATGGGGTGGGGAAAGCTCGAGCGTCTCGGACGCTTGTCGACCTAG
- a CDS encoding tetratricopeptide repeat protein, with the protein MRCLAGTWIVLALVSWRDPAVASAPCDPRPPLRDRQTTLARASACYLARRLPDAVALYRAWLAVHSDDRAVRVELAHLLTETNDLAGAEAEYGRLLAGGGTDTDRRALHKARADVRAWRGELAPAIAEYEALVAADAGDAGALLGLGLALQWSGRLGDAETALRAALAADPQRAEAERALAALLASPSHRALAADAERRAHPDDAGRWALAVDAAAAAEQFTLADTLLASARRRWPRDRRFRSREATLRAERRTRSAERVAAARARLAASPDDADARTGLAAALAERGDFAEAVALYDEQLRRRPDDATTRRQLARTLSWEGRYGRALAVYDALVAAAPADLDLRLERASVLAWDGQLDESAREIAAARGTAPARAERMLGDVYRWGGARAAAARHYRAATRLGGDDADARAAEQALAAESGVAEGLPTFTAVQDSDGFRQRRVTVEARQRHDLATEVAVAIVHTDYEQHGASLRADRGRFSLLRDLDDRWRLTAVWAPTVYDEERTSHGATVELTRVLGPESQVAVAYDHYDLIDEVLTVASADRRILNGDRLRVQGRHVLPGRLELAGTGSVAGYSDGNRLVALQASLARRVLRKPGVTVKLDAGYLDYADRSDLYWDPARYLTQGLSAIVRQEIAPKVALQVDARVGYGQEEGQGSLERSFGAGLALAEVGGLTAEFGYRYGETGRVGSVGGGNGGGYVAHSGTIAVRYRFGAS; encoded by the coding sequence ATGCGCTGTCTGGCCGGGACGTGGATCGTCCTGGCGCTCGTCTCGTGGCGTGATCCCGCGGTCGCGAGCGCGCCCTGCGATCCGAGGCCGCCGCTCCGCGACCGCCAGACGACGCTGGCGCGCGCGAGCGCGTGCTACCTGGCGCGCCGCCTGCCGGACGCGGTCGCGCTCTACCGCGCGTGGCTCGCGGTCCACTCCGACGACCGCGCGGTGCGCGTCGAGCTCGCGCACCTGCTGACGGAGACGAACGACCTCGCCGGTGCGGAGGCCGAGTACGGCCGGTTGCTCGCGGGTGGCGGGACCGACACCGATCGCCGAGCTCTCCACAAGGCGCGCGCCGACGTCCGCGCCTGGCGCGGCGAGCTCGCGCCGGCGATCGCGGAGTACGAGGCGCTCGTCGCCGCCGACGCGGGCGACGCCGGCGCGCTTCTCGGGCTCGGTCTCGCGCTGCAATGGAGCGGCCGCCTCGGAGACGCGGAGACGGCGCTCCGCGCCGCGCTCGCGGCCGATCCGCAGCGCGCCGAGGCCGAGCGGGCGCTCGCGGCCCTCCTCGCGTCGCCCTCGCATCGCGCGCTCGCCGCCGACGCGGAGCGGCGCGCGCATCCCGACGACGCCGGGCGCTGGGCGCTCGCGGTCGACGCGGCGGCCGCCGCCGAGCAGTTCACGCTCGCCGACACGCTGCTCGCGAGCGCGCGGCGGCGTTGGCCGCGCGACCGCCGCTTCCGGAGCCGCGAGGCGACGCTGCGCGCCGAGCGCCGGACGCGGAGCGCGGAGCGCGTCGCCGCCGCGCGCGCCAGGCTGGCGGCGAGCCCGGACGACGCCGACGCCCGGACGGGGCTCGCGGCGGCGCTCGCCGAGCGGGGCGATTTCGCCGAGGCGGTCGCGCTCTACGACGAGCAGCTCCGCCGCCGCCCGGACGACGCGACGACGCGGCGGCAGCTCGCGCGCACGCTCTCCTGGGAGGGGCGCTACGGACGGGCGCTCGCTGTGTACGACGCGCTCGTCGCCGCGGCGCCCGCCGACCTCGATCTCCGCCTCGAGCGCGCGAGCGTCCTCGCCTGGGACGGCCAGCTCGACGAGAGCGCCCGGGAGATCGCGGCGGCGCGCGGTACGGCGCCGGCGCGCGCCGAGCGCATGCTCGGCGACGTGTATCGCTGGGGGGGGGCGCGCGCGGCGGCGGCGCGCCACTACCGGGCGGCGACGCGGCTCGGCGGCGACGATGCGGACGCGCGGGCGGCGGAGCAGGCTCTCGCCGCGGAGAGCGGCGTCGCCGAGGGGCTCCCGACCTTCACGGCTGTGCAGGACTCCGACGGCTTTCGGCAGCGGCGCGTGACGGTCGAGGCGCGGCAGCGCCACGACCTCGCGACCGAGGTCGCCGTCGCGATCGTCCACACCGACTACGAGCAGCACGGCGCGAGCCTGCGCGCCGATCGCGGCCGCTTCAGCCTGCTGCGCGACCTCGACGACCGCTGGCGGCTCACGGCGGTCTGGGCGCCGACGGTCTACGACGAGGAGCGGACGAGCCACGGCGCGACCGTCGAGCTGACGCGCGTCCTCGGGCCGGAGAGCCAGGTCGCCGTCGCCTACGACCACTACGACCTCATCGACGAGGTGCTCACCGTCGCGTCGGCCGACCGCCGCATTCTGAACGGCGATCGGCTGCGGGTGCAAGGACGGCACGTGCTGCCGGGGCGCCTCGAGCTCGCGGGCACCGGCAGCGTCGCCGGGTACAGCGACGGCAACCGCCTCGTCGCGCTGCAGGCGTCGCTCGCGCGGCGCGTGTTGCGGAAGCCGGGGGTCACGGTGAAACTCGACGCCGGGTACCTCGACTACGCGGACCGTAGCGACCTCTACTGGGATCCGGCGCGCTATCTGACCCAGGGGTTGAGCGCGATCGTCCGCCAGGAGATCGCCCCCAAGGTGGCGCTGCAGGTCGACGCGCGCGTCGGCTACGGACAGGAGGAGGGACAGGGCTCGCTCGAGCGCAGCTTCGGCGCCGGCCTCGCGCTCGCCGAGGTCGGCGGCCTGACCGCCGAGTTTGGCTATCGCTACGGAGAGACGGGCCGCGTCGGCAGCGTCGGCGGCGGCAACGGCGGCGGCTACGTCGCCCACAGCGGCACGATCGCGGTCCGGTACCGCTTCGGAGCGTCATGA